The Candidatus Kapaibacterium sp. genome has a segment encoding these proteins:
- a CDS encoding trypsin-like peptidase domain-containing protein: MRGVAAIRLAIIAPCWAACTVYAQQLDARKIVEKCASAVVRIETEKGVGAGFFIHPQYIVTNKHVIERGGGAESYMRKYETAYYSPNQITVHLKSGETIPVIEVNAFRDHPQIDLAVLKVRARQRTVLPIKPTVAEVGEEIVAIGHPLGSPWNATKGIVSNNSYQDLLQLNVALDPGNSGGPLINAQGQVVGVAQEIVLLAQTANFGVRSDVLKGLLDYYGIPYSTDPLFYPTPQGLEEQFRLLQKQQRALEEQSQRLEEQQKRLDSEWERLRSERMNFEREKAAFEARKRQAEEFLREYEIKSNSLNRREQELEERKRELERRERWIQEKEFTITEKLGERFSLECIGLSSYEVYGRSFLPRAAVGLSYRFGFVRDSDGEVVVADKVGLLLTRQFSLTGWQRDELSVGMAFSGLVRLALGAVVRERFGSIEGSSGGPRPPFRYVATIAIDFIPRSPWTVGMGLTATGKKGTPVEALMPYIMLGYELNFLRW; encoded by the coding sequence ATGCGAGGTGTTGCTGCTATCCGCCTTGCGATCATCGCGCCGTGCTGGGCTGCATGTACTGTGTACGCGCAGCAGCTCGATGCAAGGAAAATTGTTGAGAAATGTGCCTCTGCCGTTGTCCGCATCGAGACGGAGAAGGGTGTGGGGGCAGGATTCTTCATTCACCCACAATACATTGTCACCAACAAGCATGTTATCGAGCGAGGGGGGGGTGCAGAGTCATATATGCGCAAGTACGAAACAGCATACTACTCGCCCAATCAGATTACTGTGCATCTCAAGTCAGGAGAAACAATCCCGGTCATTGAAGTTAACGCTTTCCGTGATCATCCCCAAATTGACCTTGCAGTTCTCAAAGTACGGGCGCGGCAGAGAACGGTCTTGCCCATCAAGCCAACTGTCGCTGAAGTAGGAGAGGAAATCGTTGCAATAGGTCATCCCCTCGGGAGTCCGTGGAATGCGACGAAGGGGATTGTTTCGAACAACAGTTACCAGGACCTTCTGCAATTGAACGTTGCGCTTGATCCGGGCAACAGTGGTGGTCCGCTCATCAACGCACAGGGGCAAGTAGTTGGGGTAGCCCAGGAAATAGTCCTTCTGGCACAGACTGCGAACTTTGGAGTGCGTTCTGACGTTCTCAAAGGCCTGCTTGATTACTATGGTATCCCGTATAGCACGGATCCCCTGTTCTACCCTACCCCGCAGGGTTTGGAAGAACAGTTTCGTTTGCTTCAAAAACAGCAGCGCGCGTTGGAGGAGCAGAGTCAACGCCTAGAGGAGCAGCAGAAGCGGCTCGACAGTGAGTGGGAGCGACTACGCTCGGAGCGGATGAACTTTGAGAGGGAGAAAGCGGCTTTCGAGGCAAGAAAGAGGCAGGCAGAGGAATTTCTCCGAGAGTACGAGATCAAGTCCAATTCCCTCAATCGCCGAGAGCAAGAGTTGGAGGAACGCAAGCGAGAGCTTGAACGACGCGAACGTTGGATCCAGGAAAAAGAATTCACCATCACCGAAAAGCTCGGTGAACGCTTCTCGCTTGAATGCATCGGTCTATCGAGTTACGAAGTATACGGAAGGTCCTTTCTCCCTCGGGCGGCGGTGGGACTTTCATATCGCTTTGGTTTTGTGCGCGATAGCGATGGCGAAGTCGTGGTTGCCGACAAAGTCGGTCTTCTGCTTACTCGGCAGTTCTCCCTGACAGGATGGCAACGGGATGAGCTATCAGTCGGGATGGCATTTAGTGGTCTTGTGCGTCTTGCACTTGGTGCGGTTGTGCGCGAGCGCTTTGGCTCCATAGAGGGGTCATCCGGCGGTCCACGGCCTCCGTTTCGCTATGTGGCAACAATCGCGATAGACTTTATCCCCCGCAGTCCCTGGACCGTGGGAATGGGGTTGACTGCCACGGGGAAGAAAGGCACTCCGGTGGAAGCACTGATGCCCTACATAATGCTTGGCTATGAGCTAAATTTTCTCCGGTGGTGA
- a CDS encoding right-handed parallel beta-helix repeat-containing protein yields the protein MALRLKAIVVLSWWLCVHVAFGQRTWYFSSSQGDDRNDGKTPATALRSVQMLQHLLWGGAIGGDALQRGDTIALLRGDTFRVVYAQSWGPLAYWISLHSRLLTQPGLPVVITAYGPPDAPLPMITGTWRLSDSARSIVVGTDGIVRVAKPFGGHDSLMPLRVFYKGIPLTPARFPNDTMLILSNVRAQDPSQPDTLVLARGQGALPSAAGALVWASVGADYSWGCSKVIRQAGDSLITLSWGWAYPLRGSRFYLEGKREFIDKPGEWYYDEQTDTLYLLPPELPFEPQQYEMMVIGINQANRNINYLSRGLVLTISYDTLPRFPLQNVVIENIHFSRLVEGVRLAGVKDVTIRNCMFTDCFRGVWNFLAEGLSVVNNKFFDTGVFPVCVYGRTPARLLGHPGCMTRKVYVEHNTIKRTGFPHRWSWQTASVDSSRFVVETGGIIVGHNIDSVIVRYNVIDSSDQAGIFASYVTEARWDSAYKGTIPFVIEKNLITNFCMHHSDCAAIKLGFYCRNGIVRNNILIKGHNGDKSHHAYIVRPFAIGIYSDVGPHDVVWDGNTVIGTDLGCHNYYGGGPVRNIKIYRNTFYNCRVQGADAVAGEGTEIRGCEVRGNVFFGPMHGTAAVAALDYSRNGRADRFDLVNENLYALPTYAPAYFHWSAEERRDFVYGFGQLRSRTPYEQSPLSRWLEWVQLRAWDTARVKRQLIRNAVLEIEPLPIRPFGGVQMERVANSPLGGPAVMLWYPDTARNHWAGFVMVSGEPFYSTLTAPNEIYRWSLLWASNRRKEYWSVWWPRTIHPNTGDTIIIPYHFALPVRQPYKGDTLRVYYQPRFRQFWTMPHVVMEPGDTVWLSYYNVEEIDPQTVPSFEELFPIFINPSDTVRTVELPRGWVYMTLDSQVVWGRVQVAPWGSRILMRVRYDTTVIGHHGEVPLQKWAVVYPNPVEEMLTVLLPERGTVRVVSVDGREVYRGVVEERVVVPMSGLAAGVYLVHIQYNEGRRETLKVVHRGTTAK from the coding sequence ATGGCTCTGCGGCTGAAAGCGATCGTTGTGCTTAGCTGGTGGTTGTGTGTCCACGTGGCGTTTGGTCAACGGACGTGGTACTTTTCGTCGTCGCAGGGGGACGACAGGAATGATGGCAAGACGCCGGCAACCGCGTTGAGGTCGGTGCAGATGTTGCAGCATCTGTTGTGGGGTGGTGCAATCGGGGGTGATGCGCTGCAGCGAGGGGACACAATCGCATTGCTGCGAGGAGATACCTTCAGAGTTGTGTATGCGCAGTCGTGGGGTCCGCTGGCGTACTGGATTAGCCTCCACAGCAGGCTCCTGACACAGCCTGGCTTGCCAGTGGTGATTACAGCTTACGGACCTCCAGATGCGCCGCTTCCAATGATTACGGGAACATGGCGCTTGAGCGACTCGGCGCGCAGTATTGTTGTGGGGACAGATGGTATCGTCAGAGTGGCAAAGCCATTTGGGGGACACGACAGCCTGATGCCACTGAGGGTGTTCTACAAAGGCATTCCTCTTACTCCCGCACGCTTCCCGAACGACACCATGCTCATCCTTTCAAACGTCCGAGCACAAGACCCTTCTCAACCCGATACGCTTGTTCTTGCCAGGGGGCAGGGGGCGTTGCCCTCCGCGGCTGGAGCGCTTGTGTGGGCTTCAGTTGGGGCTGACTACTCGTGGGGCTGCTCGAAGGTAATCCGGCAGGCGGGCGACAGCTTGATCACGCTTAGTTGGGGATGGGCTTATCCTTTGCGAGGCTCCCGGTTTTACCTTGAGGGCAAAAGGGAATTCATTGACAAGCCCGGCGAGTGGTACTATGACGAGCAGACCGACACGCTGTACCTTTTGCCGCCAGAGCTTCCCTTTGAGCCGCAGCAGTACGAAATGATGGTCATCGGGATCAACCAAGCGAATCGAAACATCAACTATCTCTCTCGAGGGCTAGTGCTCACAATCTCGTATGACACTCTTCCGCGTTTTCCTCTCCAGAACGTTGTTATCGAAAACATTCACTTTTCCCGGCTCGTTGAAGGTGTCCGACTGGCAGGGGTCAAGGATGTAACGATTCGCAACTGCATGTTCACAGACTGCTTCCGAGGAGTTTGGAACTTCCTTGCAGAAGGACTTTCGGTGGTCAATAACAAGTTCTTCGACACTGGTGTTTTTCCCGTCTGCGTGTACGGGAGAACTCCTGCGAGACTCCTTGGCCATCCTGGATGCATGACGCGGAAGGTGTATGTAGAGCACAACACAATCAAACGGACTGGGTTCCCACACCGATGGTCATGGCAAACCGCAAGCGTCGATAGCTCGCGGTTTGTGGTGGAGACTGGTGGCATCATTGTGGGCCATAACATTGACAGTGTCATTGTACGCTACAACGTCATTGACAGCTCCGACCAAGCAGGAATCTTTGCATCCTACGTCACAGAAGCTCGATGGGACAGTGCATACAAGGGAACCATCCCGTTTGTGATAGAAAAGAACCTCATCACGAACTTCTGTATGCATCACTCCGACTGCGCAGCAATCAAGCTCGGCTTTTACTGCAGGAACGGAATTGTGCGCAACAACATTCTCATCAAGGGCCACAACGGGGATAAGTCCCACCATGCCTACATCGTGAGGCCCTTTGCGATAGGCATCTACAGCGATGTTGGTCCGCATGATGTCGTCTGGGACGGCAACACTGTAATTGGTACCGACTTGGGGTGCCACAACTACTATGGAGGCGGTCCGGTCCGGAACATCAAGATTTACCGGAATACCTTCTACAACTGCAGAGTGCAAGGTGCCGATGCAGTAGCAGGGGAGGGAACAGAAATCCGCGGGTGTGAGGTGAGAGGAAATGTGTTTTTTGGACCAATGCATGGGACAGCAGCTGTGGCTGCCCTTGACTACTCTCGAAACGGAAGAGCTGACAGATTTGACCTCGTCAACGAGAACCTCTACGCCCTGCCGACCTACGCTCCGGCATACTTTCACTGGAGTGCGGAGGAACGAAGGGATTTTGTGTACGGTTTCGGGCAGCTCAGGAGCAGAACGCCGTACGAGCAATCGCCACTGAGCCGGTGGCTGGAGTGGGTGCAGCTGAGAGCGTGGGATACAGCTCGTGTGAAGCGGCAACTGATACGGAATGCAGTGTTGGAAATAGAGCCGCTGCCAATCCGGCCATTCGGCGGAGTTCAGATGGAGCGAGTGGCAAATTCACCGCTGGGAGGTCCTGCGGTCATGCTCTGGTATCCAGATACTGCTCGCAATCACTGGGCGGGCTTTGTAATGGTTAGTGGAGAGCCGTTCTATTCCACTCTTACAGCACCGAACGAAATTTACCGGTGGAGTCTCCTTTGGGCAAGCAATCGGCGAAAGGAGTACTGGTCGGTGTGGTGGCCGCGGACAATTCACCCGAATACAGGAGATACTATCATCATTCCCTACCACTTTGCCCTGCCGGTGCGACAGCCGTACAAGGGGGACACACTGCGGGTGTATTACCAGCCGCGGTTTCGGCAGTTCTGGACAATGCCGCACGTGGTTATGGAGCCGGGAGATACCGTGTGGCTGAGCTACTACAACGTCGAGGAGATTGACCCGCAGACGGTGCCGTCGTTTGAGGAGCTGTTTCCAATCTTCATCAATCCATCGGACACGGTTCGCACAGTTGAGCTACCGCGGGGATGGGTGTACATGACGTTGGATAGTCAAGTAGTGTGGGGGCGTGTGCAAGTGGCACCATGGGGGAGCCGGATTTTGATGCGCGTCAGATATGATACAACAGTGATAGGGCATCATGGCGAGGTTCCTCTTCAGAAGTGGGCGGTAGTGTACCCGAACCCGGTGGAGGAGATGCTGACGGTGCTACTGCCAGAGCGGGGGACGGTAAGGGTGGTGTCCGTGGATGGGCGGGAGGTGTACAGGGGTGTGGTGGAGGAGCGGGTAGTGGTGCCGATGAGCGGGTTAGCAGCGGGGGTGTACCTGGTGCATATTCAGTATAACGAGGGGCGTAGAGAAACTCTCAAAGTTGTGCATCGGGGGACGACCGCAAAGTAA
- a CDS encoding DNA adenine methylase produces the protein MANLRSGCVYIKWAGGKTQLADALLERMPPVFNVYHEPFVGSGALFFRLYRERRIRRAVLSDLNAELIDTYLAIRDCVSEVIRLLSEFPHDREFYYAIREKDPWQLGLPERAARMIYLNKTGYNGLYRVNRQGKFNVPFGRYKSPKYLDRENLLAVSRALQDVDILCAPFETVLERAAPGDWVYFDPPYVPLSQTANFRSYHANGFGLSDQKRLRDVCVELSKNRVYVMLSNSDTEVVRSLYSLPYFTIGEVLANRAINCNGAKRGRITELVITNYPVERATQLHLLEQPPLHLVPNVV, from the coding sequence ATAGCGAACTTGAGGAGTGGTTGCGTTTATATTAAGTGGGCCGGTGGCAAGACACAATTGGCGGATGCGTTGCTGGAACGCATGCCGCCTGTGTTTAACGTCTATCATGAGCCCTTTGTAGGGAGCGGCGCTCTCTTCTTTCGCCTCTACCGCGAGCGCAGAATACGACGTGCAGTTCTCTCCGATCTTAACGCTGAGCTGATCGATACGTACCTGGCCATTCGCGACTGTGTTTCAGAAGTCATCAGGCTTCTTTCCGAGTTTCCTCACGACAGAGAGTTTTATTATGCTATCCGTGAAAAAGACCCTTGGCAATTGGGCCTACCAGAACGGGCAGCTCGCATGATTTACTTGAACAAGACGGGATACAATGGTCTGTATCGCGTGAATCGCCAGGGGAAATTCAACGTTCCGTTTGGACGGTATAAGTCCCCGAAGTACTTGGACCGAGAGAATCTGCTTGCAGTTTCTCGGGCATTACAAGATGTTGACATTCTATGCGCACCGTTCGAAACGGTACTGGAAAGGGCAGCTCCAGGCGATTGGGTGTATTTCGACCCGCCGTATGTGCCCTTATCACAGACGGCTAACTTCAGGTCGTACCACGCAAATGGCTTTGGACTATCTGACCAAAAACGCTTGCGTGATGTCTGCGTCGAGCTAAGCAAGAACAGAGTGTATGTTATGCTCTCTAACTCTGATACCGAAGTCGTCCGGTCTCTCTATAGCTTGCCCTACTTCACCATAGGTGAAGTACTGGCAAACCGCGCTATCAATTGCAACGGCGCGAAGCGAGGCAGAATCACGGAATTAGTCATTACAAACTATCCCGTTGAAAGGGCAACTCAGCTACATCTGCTGGAGCAACCACCTCTGCATCTTGTGCCGAACGTTGTATAG